A single Aminobacterium mobile DSM 12262 DNA region contains:
- a CDS encoding Sapep family Mn(2+)-dependent dipeptidase produces MKNLDELVLSRSQELIQTVQESVRIPSICSAPQPDCPYGREIGRTLDHALHVAQSLGFHTVNLDGKVAWAEYGDGEEIVGAMGHLDVVPPGENWDFDPFCGDIVDNHIRGRGTQDDKGPLFSSLFALKALADSGVPLKNKIRIIFGLDEESGKMKDVTAYLESEGPWLMGYTPDGEYPVINAEKGALKFIGKTNFTGNLPGKITPLSYNGGESTGSVPAKAEALLSGGKRELEEAKGILTKMAAELHWPISTSWHDSHLKISVMGKAAHATLPGLGVNAIGRLCSLMAKLDMAETYRRFFRFIGENIALSPDLSGLGLAASHPHTGDITCNLAQLKGDNNNASFFVGIYIPAETISFEDACSKIKSICLKEAIVLDIQTQMAPLLVSPQSRLIQALSRGYKSATNEEPRLLSMCGSTYSKKMPNMVPFGGAFNDEPDFAHGANERVLIDRLLRSTCIMAHALRELAND; encoded by the coding sequence ATGAAGAATCTCGATGAATTAGTACTCTCTCGATCGCAAGAACTGATACAGACTGTTCAGGAGAGTGTCCGCATTCCCAGCATTTGTTCCGCACCTCAGCCCGACTGTCCCTATGGCAGGGAGATAGGGCGTACCCTGGACCATGCTCTGCATGTAGCCCAATCCTTAGGGTTTCATACTGTTAATCTCGATGGCAAAGTGGCATGGGCTGAATATGGTGATGGCGAGGAAATTGTTGGAGCCATGGGGCACCTTGATGTGGTTCCTCCAGGAGAAAATTGGGATTTCGATCCTTTCTGTGGAGATATAGTTGATAACCACATACGGGGCAGAGGAACACAAGATGATAAAGGACCTCTTTTCAGCTCCCTCTTTGCATTAAAAGCGCTGGCAGACTCTGGCGTTCCTTTGAAAAATAAGATTCGGATTATTTTCGGTCTAGACGAAGAATCCGGCAAAATGAAAGATGTAACAGCCTATCTAGAATCTGAAGGCCCTTGGCTGATGGGGTACACTCCCGACGGAGAATACCCGGTAATCAATGCAGAGAAAGGGGCTCTCAAGTTTATTGGCAAAACCAATTTCACTGGAAATCTCCCAGGTAAAATCACGCCTCTTTCTTACAACGGGGGTGAAAGCACGGGATCTGTGCCAGCAAAAGCGGAAGCCCTCCTTTCAGGGGGAAAAAGGGAATTGGAAGAAGCGAAGGGTATTCTGACAAAGATGGCAGCAGAACTTCACTGGCCAATTTCTACCAGTTGGCACGACTCCCATCTGAAGATTTCCGTTATGGGTAAAGCTGCGCATGCAACCTTGCCTGGATTGGGTGTGAATGCCATTGGAAGGCTCTGTTCTCTAATGGCAAAATTGGATATGGCAGAAACATACCGTCGTTTCTTTCGCTTTATTGGAGAAAACATTGCCCTTTCCCCTGATCTATCAGGTCTAGGTTTAGCGGCTTCTCATCCTCATACGGGGGATATTACCTGTAATTTGGCTCAACTTAAAGGAGACAACAACAATGCTTCTTTCTTTGTAGGGATCTATATACCAGCTGAGACAATTTCTTTCGAAGATGCTTGCTCTAAAATTAAATCTATTTGCCTCAAAGAAGCTATTGTTCTTGATATACAAACTCAGATGGCACCACTGCTTGTATCTCCTCAATCTCGTCTCATTCAGGCCTTATCCAGGGGCTATAAGAGCGCGACAAATGAGGAGCCTCGATTACTATCTATGTGTGGCAGCACATATTCGAAAAAAATGCCGAATATGGTTCCATTTGGGGGGGCTTTCAATGATGAACCGGACTTCGCTCACGGGGCGAATGAAAGAGTTCTCATAGATCGCCTGCTCCGCAGTACGTGCATCATGGCTCATGCTCTTAGAGAGCTGGCGAACGATTAG
- a CDS encoding MFS transporter has translation MTYSPVVFQLLFMTFSAAAMDSGYYFLPAYFPSVGFDTGPWLGWIMGAGYGVSALSRPFAPLIVERIGLDRSLKVGFLLLLVASVALAVGPLTVGLAIFYKVLLGFGFTLQGVSMIAYQMVLVPKQTRGRDIALISLGYVLPSLILAPCLEWILLKGYPHVYSLTLVVVVLGGLLLSLRFRGELEHPSLCKEEKGAASYKEIFTMRPILAFMAVMFVFSLVDAMQITFVSLAYERHLVATAFFLPVAVTSLAIRTLGGSLLNRFPRRLLAGATTFVTAIGILGTSFASSSWQLVFLGIFFGIGMGIGFPAMTCLVGDLGDDRTRTKLAAIYGLLYSGTFFIVPAIISSIAAYLNYTIAYRLVSIAFLSLNVAAFRWSYGIQQAATSQNIETISEV, from the coding sequence ATGACATATAGCCCAGTAGTGTTCCAACTTCTATTTATGACGTTTTCAGCAGCGGCGATGGATAGCGGCTACTACTTCCTTCCGGCCTATTTTCCCAGTGTTGGTTTCGATACTGGCCCATGGCTGGGATGGATAATGGGGGCCGGGTATGGAGTATCAGCTCTTTCTCGACCATTCGCTCCTTTGATAGTAGAACGAATTGGTCTTGATCGCTCTCTGAAAGTTGGATTTCTATTACTACTGGTTGCTTCCGTAGCTTTGGCTGTTGGTCCATTAACAGTGGGACTTGCTATCTTCTACAAAGTACTTCTTGGCTTCGGCTTTACGCTTCAGGGAGTTTCCATGATAGCTTATCAAATGGTTCTCGTTCCAAAACAGACGCGAGGACGGGATATCGCCCTGATCTCTTTGGGGTACGTTCTTCCATCTCTCATACTTGCGCCTTGCCTTGAATGGATTCTCCTTAAAGGCTATCCGCACGTCTACTCTTTAACTCTTGTAGTAGTTGTGTTAGGCGGATTATTGCTCAGTCTTCGCTTCAGAGGAGAGCTAGAACACCCCAGCCTTTGTAAAGAAGAGAAAGGGGCTGCTAGCTACAAAGAAATATTCACCATGCGCCCAATCCTTGCATTCATGGCTGTCATGTTCGTTTTCTCCTTAGTGGATGCCATGCAGATTACCTTCGTGTCTCTTGCTTATGAACGACATCTTGTGGCTACGGCGTTTTTCCTTCCTGTTGCCGTTACGTCTCTGGCAATCCGTACTTTAGGAGGCTCCCTTTTGAATCGTTTCCCTCGTCGTCTTTTGGCAGGAGCTACTACCTTTGTTACAGCCATTGGTATTTTAGGTACGAGTTTCGCCTCATCCTCATGGCAACTTGTATTCTTAGGAATTTTTTTCGGCATTGGAATGGGAATCGGATTCCCTGCCATGACGTGCCTGGTAGGGGATTTAGGTGATGATCGAACGCGTACAAAGCTTGCAGCAATCTATGGGCTGCTTTATTCAGGTACTTTCTTTATAGTACCTGCAATTATTAGCTCTATTGCAGCATATCTGAACTATACAATAGCCTATCGTCTTGTATCTATTGCCTTTTTAAGCCTGAACGTTGCTGCTTTTCGCTGGAGTTATGGTATACAGCAAGCCGCGACTTCACAAAATATAGAAACCATATCGGAGGTATGA
- a CDS encoding pyrimidine/purine nucleoside phosphorylase → MSDFFDAVKVKIQVNSFFGGKVQSRTLIFPNGSRKTLGVYLPGDYEFHSDGPEKVLMTAGSVEVFFPGDADWRKVGVGEVYMVPANTVFKIRCAELSEYICDFL, encoded by the coding sequence ATGTCTGATTTCTTTGACGCTGTTAAGGTTAAAATTCAAGTCAATAGCTTCTTTGGAGGGAAAGTTCAGAGTCGTACTCTAATTTTCCCCAACGGAAGTCGTAAAACGTTGGGAGTGTATCTCCCAGGCGATTATGAGTTCCATTCTGACGGGCCAGAGAAAGTGTTAATGACTGCAGGTTCTGTGGAAGTCTTTTTCCCTGGAGACGCTGACTGGCGAAAAGTAGGCGTAGGCGAGGTCTATATGGTCCCTGCAAACACTGTCTTCAAGATCAGATGTGCAGAACTGTCGGAGTATATTTGCGACTTTCTTTAA
- a CDS encoding DMT family transporter — protein MNIIGVFYSLLVAFVWGSAPIIYRYCIASSSALKMQAVRSIGFLGCGLVIAAFSPDIMRVAFHSAFLVSIGGLSALLVGDSLFFHGIKLIGPGTATAITGTYPFFASVAAILFLGEKATTATVVGTICIFVGLVVFRMKKEEPKQKSLKGVLLALFAAFFWSVNFVLTRWGMTAGNISPKALVFWQSISFFISIWLCWGISWFRNGRQEPFFKMPLKNMLMMITVGVLSMGLGGFLTSEAMRYAPASVVTPITASSPLFAAFWGRVLYREPILIPQWIGIVLILAGGVAINFG, from the coding sequence GTGAATATTATTGGAGTTTTTTATAGCCTTCTTGTCGCTTTTGTGTGGGGAAGTGCCCCTATTATCTATCGCTATTGCATTGCGAGCAGTTCTGCATTGAAGATGCAGGCTGTGCGTAGCATTGGATTTTTAGGATGTGGTCTGGTTATAGCGGCATTTTCTCCAGACATAATGCGAGTTGCTTTCCATTCGGCCTTCCTGGTTTCCATTGGTGGGCTATCGGCTCTTTTAGTTGGCGACTCGCTTTTTTTCCACGGCATTAAACTTATAGGGCCTGGTACCGCTACCGCTATTACAGGTACCTATCCCTTCTTTGCAAGTGTTGCGGCGATTCTTTTCCTTGGCGAAAAAGCTACCACGGCAACGGTTGTGGGAACAATCTGTATTTTTGTTGGATTAGTGGTCTTCCGCATGAAAAAAGAGGAACCAAAGCAGAAATCTCTTAAGGGAGTTCTTCTGGCACTCTTCGCAGCTTTTTTTTGGAGTGTTAACTTTGTTTTAACTAGATGGGGAATGACTGCAGGTAATATTTCGCCCAAGGCCCTTGTTTTCTGGCAATCTATTTCTTTCTTCATATCTATATGGCTGTGCTGGGGCATCTCTTGGTTTAGAAACGGTCGACAAGAGCCTTTTTTTAAAATGCCGCTTAAAAACATGCTCATGATGATAACAGTGGGAGTTCTATCAATGGGGTTGGGAGGCTTCCTGACGTCAGAAGCGATGAGATATGCTCCTGCATCGGTAGTAACTCCTATTACTGCATCTAGCCCCCTCTTTGCGGCATTTTGGGGGAGAGTACTCTATAGGGAACCTATTTTAATTCCCCAATGGATTGGCATTGTCCTTATACTTGCTGGTGGAGTGGCCATCAACTTCGGTTGA
- a CDS encoding alanine/glycine:cation symporter family protein, with protein sequence MDVALVTKWLEFFAWKVLWNRFFPIIFIVMGLYLTIGMRFFQFRRAGDIVYNTIGTLFRKKKKEEKEKGFISAFGAFATALGGTVGTGNIAGVSSAIAIGGPGALFWMWIAALVGMVTKMAEIILTQHYKQRFPDGTCYGSAAFYIEKGLVQERGWKWCKVLAIVFTVFMIGAFYFAPGPYTIMESFQRSFNLSKYTAIGMSIAYTLLCYYIVLGGIPRVVKFAENVVPAMVVLYVTAGLFVIFQDFGALKDAFASIFYYAFTPCAAVGGFAGVGVMKAVQVGVARSVYSNEAGWGSSAIIHATVEVDHPARQGMWGAFEVFVDTIIVCSISGLMVIVTGAWKSGHGGAGAVGDALTAVFGSYGAYALSFFMLIFALTTTTGWFSYLESLIVYCTRNKTREQRMKYIQFVRFTGPGVPLLFTLYAFYNNMVPSVVWMVLDIQSAVPVYVNVVALVLLSPLIFRLTKEFETDYLDPEKAARKAAKRDAQLAE encoded by the coding sequence CGTTTTTTCCCTATTATTTTTATTGTTATGGGTTTGTACCTGACAATAGGAATGCGTTTCTTTCAATTTAGACGGGCTGGAGATATCGTATATAACACTATAGGAACCCTTTTTAGAAAGAAGAAAAAAGAGGAGAAAGAGAAAGGATTTATTAGCGCTTTTGGAGCCTTTGCCACAGCCCTGGGGGGGACTGTAGGTACAGGTAACATTGCTGGAGTTTCCAGCGCCATAGCCATTGGTGGCCCAGGTGCGTTATTCTGGATGTGGATTGCGGCCTTGGTGGGAATGGTCACTAAAATGGCCGAGATTATTTTGACTCAACATTATAAACAGCGTTTCCCAGATGGGACATGCTACGGAAGTGCCGCCTTTTACATTGAAAAAGGGCTTGTTCAAGAACGAGGTTGGAAATGGTGTAAGGTACTAGCTATTGTATTCACCGTTTTCATGATTGGTGCTTTCTATTTTGCTCCTGGCCCATACACCATAATGGAATCTTTTCAACGCTCTTTCAATCTAAGCAAATATACCGCTATTGGGATGAGCATTGCTTATACCCTCCTTTGTTATTACATTGTTCTTGGCGGTATCCCTCGCGTGGTTAAATTCGCAGAAAACGTCGTTCCTGCTATGGTTGTCCTTTATGTTACGGCAGGGCTTTTTGTTATTTTCCAAGACTTTGGAGCTCTTAAAGATGCGTTTGCCAGCATCTTTTATTATGCATTTACGCCCTGTGCCGCTGTCGGCGGATTTGCTGGTGTAGGGGTTATGAAAGCTGTTCAGGTTGGCGTTGCCCGTAGCGTCTATAGCAATGAAGCCGGTTGGGGAAGTTCCGCCATTATCCACGCTACAGTGGAAGTGGACCACCCTGCTCGTCAGGGTATGTGGGGAGCTTTTGAAGTCTTTGTAGACACCATTATAGTCTGTTCCATCTCAGGCCTGATGGTGATAGTTACCGGTGCCTGGAAGAGTGGTCATGGCGGGGCTGGCGCTGTAGGCGACGCTTTGACAGCAGTATTTGGGTCATACGGTGCATATGCGCTGTCATTTTTCATGCTTATTTTTGCTTTGACCACCACAACAGGTTGGTTCTCATACTTGGAATCCCTGATCGTCTATTGCACTAGAAATAAGACACGTGAACAGCGCATGAAGTATATTCAGTTCGTTCGTTTCACTGGTCCTGGTGTTCCCCTGCTCTTTACTCTCTATGCTTTCTATAACAACATGGTTCCCTCAGTGGTCTGGATGGTTTTAGACATTCAATCTGCCGTTCCCGTATATGTGAACGTTGTGGCGTTGGTCTTGTTGTCTCCGCTCATATTCCGTCTTACGAAGGAGTTTGAAACCGATTATCTTGATCCTGAAAAAGCTGCTCGGAAAGCCGCCAAAAGAGACGCTCAGCTTGCAGAGTAG
- a CDS encoding pyrroline-5-carboxylate reductase family protein: MKIGFIGAGLICEILTQNILGSGLVKAEDIHITDVFKAREKEMHDRYGLTVASDKADVIKAADFVFICVRSDNAIDLAEELRKMNPDFSGKALVSISSGIPMKLYEDIFPDLAIARALPNPPSRIGHGVVAVAFNKKFNDTQRENLMKLFDSMGKAYMLDEEKINVATATTGPAPVYAFFEAMVESALLLGIDHKTASHMAFGTVEGCLKVWERQIDNIAGLLKETSTPGGISVRQLYALEKRAFKAIVKENYEEGWTRTKAYSDSIREMLKK; encoded by the coding sequence ATGAAAATTGGATTTATTGGTGCGGGTCTCATTTGTGAAATTCTAACTCAAAATATTTTGGGCAGCGGGCTTGTTAAAGCGGAGGATATCCACATTACCGATGTTTTTAAAGCTCGTGAAAAAGAAATGCACGATCGCTATGGCCTTACAGTTGCTTCTGATAAGGCTGACGTTATTAAGGCTGCAGATTTTGTGTTTATTTGTGTTCGCTCTGATAATGCAATAGATCTTGCAGAGGAACTTCGTAAAATGAACCCTGATTTCAGTGGCAAAGCCCTTGTTTCCATCTCATCGGGCATACCCATGAAACTTTATGAGGATATCTTCCCAGACCTTGCCATTGCCAGGGCTCTTCCCAACCCTCCCAGCCGCATTGGTCATGGAGTAGTTGCTGTAGCCTTTAACAAAAAATTTAACGATACTCAGAGAGAAAATCTCATGAAACTTTTTGATTCCATGGGGAAAGCTTATATGCTCGACGAAGAGAAAATCAACGTTGCTACAGCTACTACAGGCCCTGCACCTGTCTATGCTTTCTTCGAAGCCATGGTAGAATCTGCTCTACTTCTTGGCATTGACCATAAAACGGCATCTCATATGGCCTTTGGGACAGTAGAAGGTTGTTTAAAAGTTTGGGAACGACAAATTGATAATATAGCAGGCCTATTGAAAGAGACGAGCACTCCAGGTGGTATCTCTGTCCGTCAGCTTTATGCACTTGAAAAACGGGCTTTCAAGGCTATTGTCAAAGAAAACTATGAGGAAGGCTGGACTCGCACAAAGGCTTACAGCGATTCTATTCGAGAAATGTTAAAAAAGTAA